The Daucus carota subsp. sativus chromosome 7, DH1 v3.0, whole genome shotgun sequence genome window below encodes:
- the LOC108195337 gene encoding uncharacterized protein LOC108195337 yields the protein MGICSSCESTSVATAKLILQDGNLQEYPYPVKVSHVLQKHPSSFICNSDDMDFDDVAQPIPDDHDLVPGQLYFALPLTRLRRPLQAEEMAALAVKASSALSKSGGEKCGCRRKNVISGGAKSAGKSSSRRVADGGGVGVRNGGGRSSRRNFTAALSAIPE from the coding sequence ATGGGTATTTGCAGCTCCTGCGAGTCCACCTCAGTGGCCACAGCCAAACTCATTTTACAAGACGGAAATTTACAAGAATACCCTTACCCCGTCAAAGTATCACACGTCTTGCAGAAGCACCCATCTTCTTTTATTTGTAACTCTGATGATATGGACTTCGACGACGTCGCTCAGCCCATTCCTGACGATCACGACCTCGTTCCTGGTCAACTGTACTTCGCTCTTCCGTTGACTCGGTTGCGCAGGCCGCTTCAGGCGGAGGAAATGGCGGCATTGGCTGTTAAAGCCAGTTCTGCATTGTCTAAAAGTGGCGGCGAAAAATGCGGGTGTCGCCGGAAAAATGTGATTTCCGGTGGCGCTAAGAGTGCTGGGAAGTCGTCGTCTCGCCGGGTGGCGGATGGCGGTGGCGTTGGGGTGAGAAACGGCGGGGGGAGAAGTAGTAGGAGGAATTTTACGGCAGCATTGAGCGCTATTCCTGAATAG